TCCGGATCCGGCCCAGCAGCCGTGCGGCGACCTCCGGGGCCAACGCGGTCTGGCCCGCGGCGGCAGCCAGCACCGCCTGGCGGATCTGCTCCGGCGGCGCATCCTTGAGCATGTAGCCGCTCGCGCCGGCCTCCACCGCGGCGAGGATGTCCGCGTCGGAGTCGAAGGTCGTGAGTATCAGTACGGGCGGTGCCGGCGTCCCGGCCTCGCCAGCCTTAATCCTGCCCGTTGCCGTGACCCCGTCCATGCCCGCGCCCATCTGCAGGTCCATGAGCACGACGTCGACCGGCTCGCCCAGGGTGTTCAGCCGCGCCAGCGCGGCGAGGGCGGCGGCGCCGTCGGCGGCCTCCGCGGCGACGGCGATGCCCTCGAAGCCGGCCAGCATGGCCCGCAGGCCGGCCCGGACCACGGGATGATCGTCGACCAGCAGGACCCGGATCTGGTTCACCGTCCC
The nucleotide sequence above comes from Arthrobacter sp. KBS0702. Encoded proteins:
- a CDS encoding response regulator transcription factor; this encodes MNQIRVLLVDDHPVVRAGLRAMLAGFEGIAVAAEAADGAAALAALARLNTLGEPVDVVLMDLQMGAGMDGVTATGRIKAGEAGTPAPPVLILTTFDSDADILAAVEAGASGYMLKDAPPEQIRQAVLAAAAGQTALAPEVAARLLGRIRNPEPALSAREIQLLELLATGLGNRAIARQLFISEATVKTHLVHIYGKLGVDNRTAAIAVATQRRIIRRG